The Papaver somniferum cultivar HN1 chromosome 3, ASM357369v1, whole genome shotgun sequence genome includes a region encoding these proteins:
- the LOC113357127 gene encoding (-)-isopiperitenol/(-)-carveol dehydrogenase, mitochondrial-like has product MAEVISVQNENKLEGKVIIITAGASGIGEATARLFGHHNPRMIVISDIQDKLGQDVVTSVGPQMCSYIHCDVTGELQVKSTVDSTVKRYGGLDIMFSNAGIVNFNQQTILDLDLSAYDRLMAINARGMLACVKHAARAMVDGGSKGSIVCTASIAASLPLGGYVDYGMSKHAVLGLMRSASVQLGKYGVSVNCVSPSALGTPMTCQAYGTDVEGVEKRFLSSCALGGDGLALKAIANAVLFLASDDSAFITGHDLVVDGGYIPSSLTH; this is encoded by the coding sequence ATGGCAGAAGTTATTAGTGTTCAAAATGAGAACAAGTTGGAAGGAAAAGTAATTATAATCACCGCTGGAGCCAGCGGTATTGGAGAGGCAACGGCGAGGTTATTCGGCCATCATAACCCGAGGATGATTGTGATTTCAGACATCCAAGATAAATTAGGCCAGGATGTAGTCACTTCCGTAGGTCCACAAATGTGTTCCTACATCCACTGTGATGTCACCGGTGAATTACAAGTCAAATCAACGGTTGATTCCACAGTGAAGCGCTACGGAGGACTCGATATCATGTTTAGCAATGCTGGGATCGTGAACTTCAATCAGCAAACAATCCTTGATCTAGACTTGTCTGCTTATGATCGTCTCATGGCTATCAATGCTCGTGGGATGCTTGCTTGTGTGAAGCACGCTGCGAGGGCCATGGTTGACGGTGGGTCAAAAGGTAGCATAGTGTGCACTGCTAGCATTGCAGCAAGCTTACCGCTAGGCGGATATGTGGATTACGGGATGTCTAAGCATGCAGTATTGGGGTTGATGAGATCAGCTAGTGTACAGCTCGGCAAGTACGGCGTCAGTGTGAATTGTGTATCACCATCAGCTCTTGGAACTCCAATGACGTGCCAAGCCTATGGAACTGATGTAGAGGGCGTCGAGAAGAGGTTTCTGAGTTCATGTGCTTTAGGAGGCGACGGGTTAGCTTTGAAGGCAATTGCTAATGCAGTGTTGTTCTTGGCTTCAGATGATTCTGCCTTCATTACTGGCCATGATCTGGTTGTTGATGGTGGCTACATACCATCTTCGTTAACCCACTAG
- the LOC113357128 gene encoding repetitive proline-rich cell wall protein 2-like — MGALPILTTRSLFGFCVTLLVIQYLTSFCYCADVGRKSVQVVGVATCSDCTQSNLLSTHALSGLRVTIDCKVSKKGDLQTRGEGKLDEQGNFKVILPSEILKEGSSELKEECFAQLHSASNALCYTQHGIEAAKLTLQSNDVQQGKHTFSTTGKIAISPITCQSAFFWPQYKYPPLPTLPPHPWFKKDHPWFKKKPLLPKYKLPHFPPLTSYFPPHPPKEIPPLHPPVYEKAPPVPVPTPVVPVYKPPVPAPTPVVPVYKPPVPAPTPAYKPPVPAPTPVYKPPVPAPTPVVPVYKPKPKPCPPKSEPKTPSVPAPVAPVYKPPTVPEHKPKKKPCPPKSEPKTPSVPAPVTPVYKPPPVPEPEHKPKKKPCPPKSEPKVKTPSPKPTPVPVYTPKPQPPPMPVPVPVIPTPTVEPPPVYTPTPTTTPAVPYLPAPHPIFNKPPCPPFPKLPPFPKIPPKYLHPIHKLPSIPPKFLHPKIPKKFLHMPKIAKKFFHHPKYGKWHPNPPYTSHP, encoded by the exons ATGGGAGCTCTTCCCATTCTGACGACTAGGTCCCTTTTTGGGTTTTGTGTGACATTGCTAGTTATTCAATACTTAACATCGTTCTGTTACTGTGCGGATGTTGGTCGTAAGTCTGTTCAGGTTGTCGGTGTTGCGACATGTTCTGACTGCACTCAGTCTAATCTCTTAAGTACTCATGCACTCTCAG GACTAAGAGTAACGATTGACTGCAAGGTTTCAAAGAAAGGAGACCTACAAACAAGAGGAGAAGGTAAGCTTGATGAGCAAGGAAACTTCAAGGTGATACTTCCAAGTGAGATCTTGAAAGAAGGTTCATCAGAGTTGAAGGAAGAATGCTTTGCACAACTTCACAGTGCATCAAATGCACTTTGCTATACACAGCATGGCATAGAAGCTGCAAAACTTACCCTCCAATCCAATGATGTTCAACAAGGAAAACACACATTTAGTACCACTGGGAAAATAGCTATCTCACCTATTACATGCCAATCAGCTTTCTTCTGGCCTCAATATAAATACCCACCACTACCAACGCTTCCTCCTCACCCATGGTTCAAGAAAGATCATCCATGGTTCAAGAAGAAACCCTTGTTACCAAAGTACAAATTGCCTCACTTTCCTCCATTGACCAGTTACTTCCCTCCACACCCACCAAAGGAAATTCCCCCTCTTCATCCTCCTGTGTATGAAAAGGCTCCACCAGTGCCAGTACCAACACCAGTAGTCCCGGTATACAAACCACCAGTACCAGCACCAACACCAGTAGTCCCAGTATACAAACCACCAGTACCGGCACCAACACCAGCATACAAACCACCTGTACCAGCACCAACACCAGTATACAAACCACCTGTACCAGCACCAACACCAGTAGTCCCAGTATACAAACCTAAACCCAAGCCTTGCCCTCCAAAGTCGGAACCAAAAACTCCATCCGTACCAGCACCGGTTGCCCCGGTATACAAGCCTCCAACTGTGCCAGAACACAAGCCTAAGAAGAAGCCTTGCCCTCCAAAGTCTGAACCAAAAACTCCATCTGTACCAGCACCAGTTACCCCAGTATACAAGCCTCCACCTGTACCTGAACCAGAACACAAGCCTAAGAAAAAGCCTTGCCCTCCAAAGTCTGAACCAAAGGTTAAGACTCCATCACCAAAGCCTACACCAGTCCCAGTATATACACCAAAGCCTCAACCTCCCCCTATGCCTGTGCCTGTCCCTGTCATCCCTACGCCTACTGTTGAACCTCCACCAGTGTACACTCCAACTCCTACTACCACTCCAGCTGTACCATACTTGCCTGCTCCTCATCCAATCTTTAACAAGCCACCATGTCCTCCATTCCCTAAACTACCTCCATTCCCAAAGATTCCCCCAAAGTACCTCCATCCTATCCACAAATTACCCTCAATCCCACCAAAGTTCTTACATCCCAAAATCCCAAAGAAATTCTTGCATATGCCCAAAATCGCAAAGAAATTCTTCCACCACCCTAAGTATGGTAAATGGCATCCTAATCCACCTTACACTTCCCATCCTTAA